The Rhodococcus antarcticus DNA segment CCCGTCCCGGACGAGCAGGGTCGGCGTCCGGTCGGCATCGAGGTCGACGGGGTGGTCCGCGCCGGGTTCCCGACCCCCTCGGGCAAGCTCGAGTTCTACTCGTCCACGCTCGCGGGCTGGGGCTGGCCCGAGCACGCCCTGCCCGGCTACATCAAGAGCCACGTGCACCCGGACAACCTGGCCCCCGACCAGGTGGTGCTGCTGTCGACCTTCCGCCTGCCCACCCAGATCCACACCCGCTCGGCGAACTCGAAGTGGCTCGACGAGCTGGCCCACACCAACCCGGTGTGGGTGCACCCCAGCGACGCCGCCCGCCTCGGCGTCGAGCACACCGGTGACCTGCTGCGGGTGAGCACCGACATCGGGCACTTCGTGGCCAAGGCATGGATCACCGAAGGCATCCGACCGGGCGTGGTCGCCTGCAGCCACCACATGGGTCGCTGGCGCCCGAGCAACCAGCAGGGCGGGGTCGGGGCGATGATGGCCACGGTCGACCTGCGCCACGACGGGGACGACTGGTCGATGCACAAGGTCCGCAACGTCGGACCGCACCAGAGCAGCGACCCCGACACCCAGCGCATCTGGTGGAGCGACACCGGGGTGCACCAGAACCTCACCTTCCCGGTGCACCCCGACCCGATCTCGGGCATGCACTGCTGGCACCAGGCGGTCCGGGTCACCCCCGCGCGGCCCGGGGACAAGGCCGGCGACATCGCGGTGGACACGGCCAGGGCCCGCGAGATCTACGCGGAGTGGATGGAGAAGACCCGACCGGCCGGGCAGGTGTCCCCGGACGGGCTGCGCCGGCCCACCTGGCTCATGCGGCCCCTCAAGCCGCACCCGGACACCTTCGTCATCCCGAGGACCTGAGCGGTGACGACAACGGTCGACACCACCGTGGTGGACTCCCCGGCACGCTGGGAGCTGCTCCGGGCCCTGGGAGCCGTCGTCCTCACCCCGCCGCCGGCCAGCACCTCCTTGTGCGAGGCGCTGGAGCTGCCGGTGCAGACGGGGGTGGAGCACACCGACGCCTTCGTCCTCACCGCCCCGCCGCACGCAGCCATCCACCTCGGCCCCGAGGGTCAGCTCGGTGGGGAGGGTCTCGACCGGGTGGCCGGCTTCTGGCGGGCGCTGGGCCTGAGCGCGCCCACCGACGCCGACCACCTCGGCACGCTGCTGATGCTGTACGCCGAGCTCGGGGAGGCCGAGCGCGGCGCGAACCAGGAGCGCACCCGCACCCAGGTGCGCACCGCGCGCGCGGCCCTGTTCCACGAGCACGTCGACAGCTGGGCGCCGGGCTACCTCACCGCCGTGGCCGGTCTCGGGATCGCCTCCGTCGCCGAGTGGGCCGTGCTGACGGCACAGGTGCTGGCGGCCGAGCGCGTCGAGCTGGGGCCTCCCGCCCTGCTCCCGCTCGCCCTTCGGGTCGCCCCGGCGGGGCCCCGAGGCGCCGACTCCTTCGACGAGACCCTCGACGCCCTCGTCTCCCCCGTCCGCTCCGGGATGATCCTGACCCACCGCGACCTGCTCGCCGGCGCCGCCCGCGCCGGGGTCGGGGTGCGGCGCGGGGAACGACGGTTCGCGCTGCGCGCCATGCTCACCCAGGACGCGGACGCCACCCTCGGGTGGCTGGCCGAACACGCCCTGACGTGGGCGGGTCGGCACCGCGGCGAGCGTGCCCCGGAGTCCACCAGCGCCAGCTCGTGGTGGTCCGCACGCGCAGCCCAGACGGCGCAGACCCTGGCCGAGCTCCGGCGCGATGCGGCCGAGACGAGGTGAGCACCGCAACCCCGGTGTCCACCGGAGGTGTGGCGTCCGCACCGCACTGTCCGGGGTGTGCTCCGGCGACGCACCGGGATCACGGGCCACCTGCCCGCGACCCTGCACCGGACCCGCGGTCTCCCGGTGGCCACCGTCGTCGGTGACGGACACCGGCTCTCGGACGTGGCGACCGCCCACGGGGTGCTCCGCACCGAACCCGGACCAGCAGGTGAGGTCGCGGGCATCGTGAGGTCCGCCGAGATGTAGGTGTTCCGCTGACCCGCTGCACGACCCGATGTTCGACAGGAGGAGTGACCGTGCTGGGACTGGGTGCGAGCTGGACGACCGTGGACCTGGAGCAGGTGCGCCGGGCGGTGGAGGCTGTCCGCGACCCCGAGCTCGGCCAGGGGCTGGGTGAGCTCGGCATGGTGCGCGAGATCCGCGGTGGCCGTGGCGGCTCGGTCCGGGTGGAGCTCGCCCTGACCACCGCCGGCTGCCCGATGACCGCGGAGCTGACCCGGGACGTGCACGCCGCCGTGGCCCCGTTCAGCGGCGAGGTCACGGTCGAGCTCACCGTCATGTCCGAGCCCGACCGCCGCCGCCTGGCCGAGCGCTTCCTGGCCTCCCGACCCCGCTCGGGCGCCGCCGACGCACGTGCGATCTACGCCGTGGCCAGCGGAAAGGGTGGGGTCGGCAAGTCGAGCGTCGCGGCCAACCTCGCGGTCGCCCTGGCCCGGCAGGGCCGATCGGTGGGGCTGCTCGACGCCGACGTGTGGGGCTACTC contains these protein-coding regions:
- a CDS encoding molecular chaperone TorD family protein is translated as MTTTVDTTVVDSPARWELLRALGAVVLTPPPASTSLCEALELPVQTGVEHTDAFVLTAPPHAAIHLGPEGQLGGEGLDRVAGFWRALGLSAPTDADHLGTLLMLYAELGEAERGANQERTRTQVRTARAALFHEHVDSWAPGYLTAVAGLGIASVAEWAVLTAQVLAAERVELGPPALLPLALRVAPAGPRGADSFDETLDALVSPVRSGMILTHRDLLAGAARAGVGVRRGERRFALRAMLTQDADATLGWLAEHALTWAGRHRGERAPESTSASSWWSARAAQTAQTLAELRRDAAETR